From Barrientosiimonas humi, a single genomic window includes:
- a CDS encoding DUF485 domain-containing protein — MTHDDESPPVGSLTAYEQMQASPEFAELRRRFRRFVFPVTAFFLAWYFTYVLLSVFAPGFMGTKVFGNINIGLLMGLGQFVTTFAITFWYARWAGREFDPKADELGARLDGEREH, encoded by the coding sequence ATGACCCACGACGACGAATCCCCACCCGTGGGCAGCCTGACGGCGTACGAACAGATGCAGGCGAGCCCCGAGTTCGCCGAGCTGCGCCGCCGCTTCCGACGCTTCGTCTTCCCCGTGACCGCGTTCTTCCTCGCGTGGTACTTCACCTACGTCCTGCTGTCGGTGTTCGCACCGGGCTTCATGGGCACCAAGGTCTTCGGCAACATCAACATCGGCCTGCTCATGGGCCTGGGTCAGTTCGTGACGACGTTCGCGATCACGTTCTGGTACGCCCGCTGGGCCGGCCGCGAGTTCGACCCCAAGGCCGACGAGCTCGGCGCCCGGCTCGACGGCGAGAGGGAGCACTGA